One genomic window of Ziziphus jujuba cultivar Dongzao chromosome 4, ASM3175591v1 includes the following:
- the LOC107415409 gene encoding metalloendoproteinase 2-MMP: protein MASKGFSSITTIFTLLIIILLIPPQFQVVSSSKSSPFRFIKNLQGSQKGDHVKGLRHLKEYLERFGYLNHNNKTHKDDDYFDESLESAIETYQLNYNLNVTGDLDSETVSEMMVSRCGVADIVNGYSRMESGKKRPKNHVHAAGSSSSSLNTVGHYSFFPGMPRWPPNKFHLTYAFLYGTPFIAMPPVHRAFRAWAANTAFSFSLFQGFGGNGRRPDLTISFQRGSHGDGAPFDGPGGTLAHAFAPTDGRFHYDSDEEWTVGGVPGTYDLETVALHEIGHLLGLDHSSVPNAIMFPVIPAGQTKGLHNDDIQGIRYLYGYK from the coding sequence ATGGCATCAAAAGGTTTTTCCTCCATTACCACAATATTTACTCTCCTTATAATCATTCTCCTGATCCCTCCCCAATTTCAGGTGGTTTCATCATCAAAGTCATCTCCGTTTCGGTTTATCAAGAATCTCCAAGGAAGTCAAAAGGGAGACCATGTCAAAGGCCTCCGTCATCTCAAAGAATACCTCGAGAGGTTTGGCTACTTAAACCACAACAACAAAACCCACAAGGACGATGATTATTTCGACGAAAGCTTGGAGTCGGCAATCGAAACCTACCAGCTCAACTACAATCTCAACGTCACGGGAGATCTAGACTCGGAGACAGTATCGGAGATGATGGTGTCTCGCTGTGGTGTGGCAGATATAGTAAACGGCTACAGTCGGATGGAATCGGGCAAGAAAAGGCCAAAAAACCACGTCCATGCAGCAGGAAGCAGCTCATCTTCATTGAACACAGTTGGTCACTATTCATTTTTCCCAGGTATGCCGAGATGGCCACCTAATAAGTTCCATTTGACGTATGCTTTTCTTTATGGCACACCATTCATAGCCATGCCTCCAGTCCATCGAGCCTTCCGAGCATGGGCTGCAAACACAGCCTTCAGTTTCTCTCTGTTTCAAGGGTTTGGTGGAAACGGCCGCCGCCCGGATCTCACAATTAGCTTCCAGAGGGGGTCTCATGGAGATGGAGCCCCTTTCGATGGACCCGGAGGAACCCTAGCTCATGCTTTTGCACCCACCGACGGAAGGTTCCATTACGACTCCGACGAGGAGTGGACCGTCGGTGGTGTTCCTGGTACTTACGATTTGGAGACGGTTGCTTTGCATGAGATTGGACACCTTCTTGGGTTGGATCATAGCTCGGTGCCAAATGCTATTATGTTTCCCGTTATTCCTGCTGGTCAGACCAAGGGTTTGCATAATGACGATATCCAAGGAATTAGATATTTATACGGCTATAAGTAA
- the LOC107415415 gene encoding metalloendoproteinase 3-MMP, with amino-acid sequence MASKPFSLFVILLTLLFHVVSSKPSPYDFIKHLQGAHKGDHIQGLHDLKQYLEKFGYLDYHSNQTHANDDDFDSLLQSAVKTYQLNYHLNVSGDLDAETVSKMMMTRCGVADIINGNTRMESGKNNHDHDGHGSNSFHTVSHYSFFPGKLKWPASKHHLTYKFVGGNFPSEAVGPVSRAFRTWAHNTHFRFTHVQDKRKKADITISFNRGNHGDGVPFDGEGGTLAHAYAPTDGRFHYDADEPWCVGASHGAYDLETVALHEIGHLLGLLHSSVEGAIMYPTIDSGVTKGLHRDDIQGIKALYKK; translated from the coding sequence ATGGCATCAAAACCGTTTTCTCTCTTCGTCATCCTTCTTACTCTACTATTTCATGTGGTTTCATCAAAGCCATCTCCATATGATTTTATCAAGCATCTTCAAGGAGCTCACAAGGGAGACCATATCCAAGGCCTCCACGACCTCAAACAATACCTCGAGAAGTTCGGTTACTTAGATTACCACTCCAACCAAACCCACGCCAACGACGACGATTTCGACAGTCTCTTACAATCCGCCGTCAAAACGTACCAGCTCAACTACCATCTCAACGTCTCAGGTGATCTAGACGCAGAGACAGTATCGAAGATGATGATGACACGTTGCGGTGTGGCTGATATTATCAATGGCAACACTCGAATGGAATCGGGAAAGAACAATCACGACCATGATGGTCATGGAAGCAACTCCTTCCACACAGTCTCTCATTATTCTTTCTTTCCGGGAAAGCTCAAATGGCCAGCTTCTAAACACCACTTGACCTATAAATTCGTAGGTGGTAACTTCCCATCCGAAGCTGTGGGACCCGTTTCCCGAGCTTTTCGGACCTGGGCGCATAACACCCACTTCAGGTTCACCCATGTCCAAGATAAGCGTAAAAAGGCAGACATTACCATTAGCTTTAACCGTGGTAACCATGGAGATGGAGTGCCTTTTGACGGAGAAGGAGGAACGTTGGCTCATGCTTATGCACCGACGGACGGAAGGTTCCATTACGACGCCGACGAGCCTTGGTGTGTCGGTGCTTCGCATGGTGCCTATGACTTGGAGACCGTGGCTTTGCATGAGATAGGTCACCTTCTTGGGCTCTTACATAGCTCCGTGGAAGGTGCTATCATGTATCCAACCATTGATTCTGGTGTGACCAAGGGTTTGCATAGGGATGATATTCAAGGAATTAAGGCCTTGTACAAGAAATGA
- the LOC107415410 gene encoding metalloendoproteinase 3-MMP has protein sequence MAFEAFVLVICLLSLSHATFAEKENSSSPFGFLKHLEGCHKGEKVKGIHDLKKYLENFGYLSYQNVKNNSHANDDDFDDLLESAIKTYQLNYNLKSTGTLDAKTVSKMMTPRCGVADIVNGTTRMRSGKKSNHQHGRGNLHIVGHYAFFPGYPKWPSNKYQLTYGFLPGTPSEAMNPVSKAFQTWASNTHFAFSQAQDYTNADLKIGFHRRDHGDGSAFDGPGGTLAHAFAPTDGRFHYDADETWSVGAVPNAFDLETVALHEIGHLLGLGHSSVEGAIMYSGIAAGVTKGLHGDDIQGIKALYNA, from the coding sequence ATGGCTTTCGAAGCTTTTGTGCTTGTCATTTGCCTTCTTTCCCTTTCTCATGCAACTTTTGCAGAGAAAGAAAATTCATCATCACCCTTTGGTTTTCTCAAGCATCTCGAGGGATGTCACAAGGGAGAGAAGGTCAAAGGCATTCACGATCTCAAAAAGTACCTCGAAAACTTTGGCTACTTAAGCTATCAAAATGTCAAGAACAACTCCCATGCCAACGACGACGATTTTGACGATCTCTTGGAATCCGCAATCAAGACTTACCAGCTGAATTACAATCTCAAATCCACCGGAACTCTCGACGCGAAAACGGTGTCGAAAATGATGACGCCACGATGCGGCGTCGCCGATATTGTTAACGGAACGACGAGAATGAGATCAGGCAAGAAAAGCAACCACCAACATGGCCGTGGCAATTTGCACATAGTCGGTCACTATGCTTTCTTCCCAGGATATCCCAAGTGGCCTTCAAACAAGTACCAACTAACCTATGGTTTCCTTCCCGGCACGCCTTCGGAGGCCATGAATCCGGTTTCGAAAGCCTTCCAAACATGGGCTTCCAACACCCACTTCGCATTCTCCCAAGCCCAAGATTATACCAACGCAGACCTCAAAATTGGTTTCCACCGCCGAGACCACGGCGATGGATCGGCTTTCGACGGCCCTGGTGGAACGTTGGCCCATGCATTTGCTCCTACTGATGGACGATTCCACTACGACGCTGACGAGACATGGTCCGTCGGGGCGGTTCCCAATGCATTTGATCTTGAGACCGTGGCTTTGCATGAAATTGGTCACCTTCTTGGACTTGGACATAGCTCGGTGGAGGGAGCTATCATGTACTCTGGGATTGCCGCTGGAGTGACCAAAGGCTTGCATGGTGACGATATCCAGGGAATCAAAGCTTTATACAATGCTTGA
- the LOC107415382 gene encoding uncharacterized protein LOC107415382, producing MGFFNLAVAGGGFVLIGALEAFTSSTGNANPNQISAPSSPLSSIQTQIPSSTPPTTNTKAKPSSLLALSFLSIFVLSLLFILNSLISFMDAVNASDPVGSALQLQVFAIASLFLMYAFMGFLVNFTNRFSLPSSIIGLIGLFAFVEEFLLYYLQKKDPDGVENRYFDLLLVPISICLFSTVLELKSPKSSVPKLARGVGLILHGMWFVQMGFSFYTDLMAQGCSLHQKSKGNYTVKCKGHPEYHRARAIATLQFNCHLALLVVLTVGIYSIIARRSGIQNDFRTYKPLAELQQLENENQFTLDSDDDVIEEVKEEDNVRKAGVVELAVNGNGSIR from the coding sequence GGTGGTGGTTTCGTGCTCATCGGTGCGTTGGAAGCGTTCACTTCTTCAACCGGAAACGCAAATCCCAACCAAATTTCTGCTCCATCTTCGCCTCTTTCCTCGATTCAGACCCAAATTCCTTCTTCCACACCTCCTACTACTAATACCAAAGCAAAGCCATCTTCTTTGTTGGCTTTGtctttcctttcaatttttgttctttCTCTCTTGTTCATCTTAAATTCTCTAATTTCTTTCATGGACGCGGTTAACGCAAGCGACCCGGTTGGTTCGGCTCTCCAATTGCAAGTCTTTGCAATCGCCTCTCTGTTCTTGATGTACGCCTTTATGGGATTCCTGGTGAATTTCACTAACAGATTCTCTCTGCCTTCGTCAATCATCGGTTTGATCGGTCTTTTCGCTTTCGTCGAAGAGTTCTTGCTCTATTACCTTCAGAAGAAAGACCCAGATGGAGTTGAGAATCGGTATTTCGATCTTTTGCTCGTGCCCATCTCCATCTGTCTGTTCTCCACGGTTCTTGAATTGAAATCGCCCAAATCGAGTGTTCCAAAACTCGCTCGTGGGGTCGGATTGATTCTCCACGGAATGTGGTTTGTGCAAATGGGTTTCTCTTTTTACACCGATTTGATGGCCCAAGGATGCTCTCTGCACCAAAAGAGCAAAGGGAATTACACGGTGAAGTGTAAAGGACACCCTGAATATCACAGGGCAAGAGCCATCGCTACGCTTCAGTTTAATTGCCATCTTGCTCTTCTGGTGGTTTTGACTGTGGGTATATACTCGATCATTGCTCGGAGGAGTGGAATTCAGAATGATTTTAGGACTTATAAACCGCTAGCTGAGTTGCAGCAGTTGGAGAATGAGAACCAGTTCACTCTGGATTCTGATGATGATGTAATTGAAGAGGTTAAAGAAGAGGACAATGTTAGGAAGGCAGGTGTAGTGGAACTGGCTGTGAATGGTAATGGATCTATTCGGTGA